The Magnolia sinica isolate HGM2019 chromosome 9, MsV1, whole genome shotgun sequence genome contains a region encoding:
- the LOC131255773 gene encoding sister chromatid cohesion protein PDS5 homolog A-like — MQDVYPQARKLFLSKVLQYIKERLLDAKYACGFSFNITGSHPLEFIEDKHNLMEVVQMCHRLKALQLSMQRDVNSSSTYLENILTYLLLALSHHPSCPNVDECKEVQAFESIYWYPYSVAFVAMYNLLVF; from the exons ATGCAGGATGTCTACCCACAAGCTAGGAAGCTATTCCTCAGCAAAGTACTCCAATATATAAAGGAAAGGCTTCTGGATGCGAAGTATGCATGTGGCTTCTCATTCAACATAACTGGATCCCATCCACTTGAGTTTATAGAG GACAAACATAACCTAATGGAAGTTGTTCAAATGTGTCACCGACTAAAGGCACTCCAACTTTCTATGCAACGTGATGTGAACTCGTCCTCCACTTATCTAGAAAATATTCTCACATATTTGCTCCTTGCACTTTCACATCATCCTTCATGTCCTAATGTTGATGAATGCAAGGAGGTTCAAGCATTTGAATCAATTTACTGGTATCCTTACTCTGTTGCATTTGTTGCTATGTACAATTTacttgtcttttaa